One genomic window of Vespula pensylvanica isolate Volc-1 chromosome 12, ASM1446617v1, whole genome shotgun sequence includes the following:
- the LOC122633299 gene encoding NADH dehydrogenase [ubiquinone] flavoprotein 1, mitochondrial, with protein sequence MAGAIVRCFKVPRRQLGLFGSTLTNQHQRSFADAAPEGKKFGGPLADEDRIFTNLYGRHDWRLKGALKRGDWYKTKEILDKGADWIINEIKVSGLRGRGGAGFPSGMKWSFMNKPSDGRPKYLVINGDEGEPGTCKDREILRHDPHKLVEGCLIAGRAMGACAAYVYIRGEFYNEASNMQVAIAEAYQAGLIGKNACGSGYDFDIFVQRGAGAYICGEETALIESIEGKQGKPRLKPPFPADVGLFGCPTTVTNVETVAVAPTICRRGGAWFASFGRPRNHGTKLFNISGHVNNPCTVEEEMSIPLKELIERHAGGVIGGWDNLLGVIPGGSSTPVIPKNVCDTVLLDFDDLIRVQSAFGTAAVIVMNKQTDIIKAITRLISFYKHESCGQCTPCREGISWMYKILQRFQKGNAEDNEIDMLWELTKQIELHTICALADGAAWPVQGLIRHFRPEIEARMKQKQAACN encoded by the exons ATGGCGGGTGCCATAGTACGTTGTTTTAAGGTTCCGAGGAGGCAATTAG GTCTCTTTGGATCGACATTAACTAATCAGCATCAGAGATCCTTTGCTGATGCCGCTCCCGAGGGAAAA AAATTCGGTGGTCCTTTGGCCGATGAAGATCGTATCTTCACCAATTTATATGGCAGACATGATTGGAGGTTAAAGGGTGCATTGAAGAGGGGTGATTGGTAtaagacgaaagaaatattagataaagGAGCAGATTGGATCATCAATGAGATTAAGGTTTCAGGATTAAGAGGCCGAGGGGGAGCTGGTTTCCCCTCCGGCATGAAATGGTCTTTTATGAACAAACCGTCGGATGGAAGGCCAAAATACTTAGTAATTAACGGAGACGAAGGAGAACCAGGAACTTGCAAAGATCGTGAAATTTTGCGACACGATCCGCACAAATTGGTAGAAGGTTGCTTAATCGCCGGTCGTGCTATGGGTGCTTGTGCGGCATATGTTTACATTCGTGgtgaattttataatgaagCTTCGAACATGCAAGTTGCTATTGCAGAAGCTTATCAAGCAGGATTAATCGGGAAAAACGCTTGCGGTTCCGGCTACGATTTTGACATTTTTGTACAACGTGGAGCAGGAGCATACATATGCGGAGAAGAGACAGCTCTTATCGAATCTATCGAAGGAAAGCAGGGTAAACCTAGACTAAAGCCACCTTTCCCGGCAGATGTCGGTTTATTTGGATGTCCAACCACGGTTACCAATGTCGAGACAGTAGCAGTAGCACCg ACAATATGCCGGCGAGGTGGCGCTTGGTTCGCATCTTTTGGAAGGCCGCGTAATCATGGTACCAAACTCTTTAATATTTCTGGTCACGTAAATAATCCTTGCACCGTTGAGGAAGAGATGTCCATTCCTTTGAAAGAATTAATCGAAAGGCACGCAGGAGGTGTAATTGGTGGATGGGATAATTTATTAGGCGTAATACCCGGAGGATCTTCAACTCCAGTCATTCCAAAGAA CGTTTGCGATACTGTACTATTAGACTTCGACGATCTTATTCGTGTGCAAAGTGCATTTGGAACAGCCGCAGTTATTGTAATGAACAAGCAAACTGATATTATCAAAGCTATAACTCGTTTGATTAGCTTTTATAAACATGAATCTTGCGGTCAATGCACACCTTGTCGCGAAGGCATAAGTTGgatgtataaaattttacagaG GTTCCAGAAAGGAAACGCTGAAGATAACGAGATAGATATGCTTTGGGAATTAACCAAGCAAATCGAATTGCACACGATCTGTGCTTTAGCTGACGGTGCTGCGTGGCCTGTTCAAGGACTCATTCGGCACTTTAGACCTGAAATCGAAGCTCGcatgaaacaaaaacaagCTGCGTGTAATTAA
- the LOC122633629 gene encoding RNA pseudouridylate synthase domain-containing protein 2-like isoform X2, with translation MHHTAPWYLPWGLKLVPLPIPPGHPASGLPNPGLHLLAPLPGIYAPEPRKIDLKPLRETTIPLPASKVTEKRKAEEADTSKDLKKAKLETKALKAKRPGFTDERYNETSYYVENGLRKVYPYYFTFTTFTKGRWVGEKILEVFAREFRAHPAEEYERCIRAGTLTVNYQRVDVDYRLRHNDLLANIVHRHEVPVTSEPITVIHMDEDVVVVNKPASIPVHPCGRYRHNTVVFILAKEYNLKNLRTIHRLDRLTSGILLFGRTPKKARQMEHQIRNRQVHKQYVCRVEGEFPEEEVVCSEPIEVVSYKIGVCKVSEKGKDCVTRFKRLSYNGKSSVVLCKPQTGRMHQIRVHLQYLGYPVVNDPLYNHVVFGPHKGKGGNIGKTDEELVRDLISIHNAENWLGMDGDSEMSLFKSKLDMEERDLAGNDKNVNSSPEEASSTATLSEEERPQQELKSLKVTVGTQTGSEPPDQSFANDKVIVDPHCYECKVKYRDPKPSDLVMYLHAWRYCGPGWEYETPLPAWAASDWTADDR, from the exons ATCGATTTGAAGCCCCTTCGCGAAACAACGATACCACTGCCCGCCTCGAAGGTTACGGAAAAACGAAAAGCCGAGGAGGCCGATACCAGCAAGGACTTGAAAAAG GCGAAATTGGAAACGAAAGCATTGAAAGCAAAGAGGCCAGGATTCACCGACGAGCGTTACAATGAGACCAGTTATTACGTGGAAAACG GGCTTCGAAAGGTATATCCCTATTACTTCACATTTACAACGTTCACGAAAGGCCGATGGGTCGGCGAGAAGATCTTGGAGGTCTTTGCGAGGGAATTTCGTGCCCATCCTGCGGAGGAATACGAGAGATGTATACGTGCTGGTACGCTCACCGTCAATTATCAAAGGGTGGACGTGGATTATAGATTGCGACACAACGACCTTCTGGCTAACATCGTTCATAG ACACGAGGTGCCTGTCACCTCGGAGCCGATCACGGTGATACACATGGACGAGGACGTCGTCGTGGTCAACAAGCCCGCCTCCATCCCT GTACATCCCTGTGGACGTTATCGACACAACACGGTCGTCTTCATTTTGGCCAAGGAGTACAACTTGAAGAATCTTAGAACGATCCATAGGCTGGATAGATTGACCAGTGGAATATTACTTTTTGGTAGGACACCTAAGAAAGCAAGACAAATGGAACATCAGATAAGAAACAGACAG GTGCACAAACAATACGTGTGCCGGGTCGAAGGTGAATTTCCGGAGGAAGAAGTGGTCTGTTCAGAACCGATCGAGGTCGTTTCCTACAAGATAGGTGTTTGCAAGGTATCCGAAAAGGGCAAGGACTGCGTCACACGTTTCAAACGGTTGAGTTACAATGGAAAATCTTCAGTGGTACTTTGCAAACCTCAAACCGGTCGTATGCATCAAATACGAGTTCACTTACAGTATCTCGGTTATCCCGTGGTGAATGATCCTCTTTACAATCACGTAGTCTTTGGTCCGCACAAAGGAAAGGGCGGTAATATCGGTAAAACCGACGAGGAGTTGGTCAGAGATCTCATTAGCATTCACAATGCCGAGAATTGGCTTGGCATGGATGGGGACTCTGAGATGAGTCTGTTCAAATCGAAACTCGACATGGAGGAACGCGATTTGGCTGGCAACGATAAGAACGTTAACTCCTCGCCTGAGGAAGCATCTTCGACGGCTACATTGTCCGAGGAGGAACGGCCCCAGCAAGAACTTAAGTCTCTCAAAGTGACGGTTGGAACACAAACGGGTTCAGAGCCGCCCGATCAAAG CTTCGCCAACGATAAGGTCATCGTCGATCCCCACTGCTACGAGTGCAAAGTCAAATACAGAGATCCAAAACCATCGGATCTAGTGATGTACCTTCACGCGTGGCGTTACTGCGGACCAGGCTGGGAATACGAGACACCACTTCCTGCGTGGGCAGCCAGCGATTGGACGGCCGATGATCGATAG